GCGCGACGAACAGGCGCGTCACGCGGCGGAGGTTCCCCCGGATCTTCAGCTGGCCGAGTTCATCCTCGACCTCGAGGCCCTCTCGATCGAGGTGGGCATCGACCTGGTCGACATCATCCCGACGTCGACGCTGAACTCCTTCGACGATCTCGCAACGCCGGTGGGAACGTCCAGCGTCATCATCGCCGTGGCGCTCAACGGCGGTTTCGCCGAGACAATCCGGTTCCTGGACGGACTGTCGCATCTTCCCCGTCTCGTCGTGGCCGAGGCGATCGCGGTCGGGTTCGATGAGGTGAGCGGCACGCTCGCGATCGATCTCGAGCTGCGGGTCTTCACCACCGACGAACTCGTCCCGGTCGACGACGAACTCTTCGATGAGTTCGACGATGCCGGTCTGGACGAGTTCGACGATGTCGGCATCGACGAGGGGAGCGTCTCGTGAGCGGTTCACGGATCTTCGTGGTCGGCGGGCTCGTCGCCGCGGCATGGATGGGTCGCGGGCTGGTGATGCCCGACGAAGGGTCGGACGTCGAGCCGCCCGCGCCGGTCGGCCGCTATGTCGAGGCCGAACCGGTGGATGTGTCATGGGAACCGACGCCCGACGTCCGCGACCCCTTCGCACCGCTCGTATTGCCGGGTGATGCGCCGGTGGACGCGGAGAACCCCACAGTCGGATGACCGATTCGGAGGTGAGCCTCCCGCCGGTGGCGGTGATGGGCCGGGACGACCCCGACGAGGAGCCTCGCGGCTATCACCTCGAACTGCACCCGGACGACGCCGAGGGCCTCGACGCGCTGATCGCCCACGTCGACGTCGAGGACGCGCACGCGATCCTGCGCTGGTCCGACGGCGATCGATGGCGGCTGGTCGAACACCGGGTCGATCGGCGGTTGGCCGACGGGTCGACGCTGCTCACCCGGGCCGATGTGACGCTTCGGGAACAGCTCCGCGAGCGCGCCGGGCGAGACGACGCGTACTGGCGGGCCGTCCTGCGCAACGGCCACGAGTCGATTGCGGTCGTCGAACCGGAGGGATTCACGATCACCCACGCCAGTGATCACCTCGCGTCGCTGTTGGGCGTCGCATCGGACGAGCTACGCGGGAGCCGCGCGCTCTGGCATGTCGATCCCCGCGACCTTCCCGAGGTCCGCCGCCTGTTCGAGAAGGCAGCCGGCGAGGACGGGCCCCATTTCACCGAGCTCCGCCTCCGTCGCCCTCAGGGCGAGCCGGTCTGGATGGAGGCGGTGTTGAGCGATGCGACGGCCGACCCAGCGGTGCGGGCCTATGTGCTCAACCTGCGGGAGATCGGCGACCGCAAGGCCGCGGAGGAGCAACTCCGTTCGAGCGAGCACCTCTTCCGGATGCTCGTCCACCATCTGGCCGACGGAGCGTTCGTGGTCGACCACACCGGTCACATCGCGTTCGTGAGCGAACGAGCGGCCGAGGCCGTCGGGCGCACTGTCGAGGGCTTGCGCGGTGCTCCGGTTCCGCTCGTGTCGACACCCGAAGGACTCGAGCTGGTCTCCCACGATCCCGTCGGGCCGCCGGTTCCGCTCTCGCAACTGCCGGCGGAAGTGCGCGGGCCGCGTGGCCGGTGGTTCCACCTCACCGGTCACGACCTCCGTGACGACCCCATCGTCTCGGGTTGGATGGTCGTGTTGCGCGACATCACCGACGGCAGGGTGCGGGTCGAGCGGCTTCGGCGGGAGGCCTCCCAGGACCCGCTCACCGGCCTTCTCAATCGGCGGGGGCTCGAGAGCCGAGTGGCGGACCATCTCGAGCGGGGCCGCTCGGTCGGTCTCGGCTATCTCGATCTCGATGGCTTCAAGGCCGTGAACGACGTCCACGGCCATGCCGCGGGCGACGCGCTGCTCTGCAGCGTCGCCGAACGGTTGCGCCGCTGTGTGCGGCCCGGCGACGAGGTCGCTCGATTCGGCGGGGA
This is a stretch of genomic DNA from Acidimicrobiales bacterium. It encodes these proteins:
- a CDS encoding diguanylate cyclase, which produces MTDSEVSLPPVAVMGRDDPDEEPRGYHLELHPDDAEGLDALIAHVDVEDAHAILRWSDGDRWRLVEHRVDRRLADGSTLLTRADVTLREQLRERAGRDDAYWRAVLRNGHESIAVVEPEGFTITHASDHLASLLGVASDELRGSRALWHVDPRDLPEVRRLFEKAAGEDGPHFTELRLRRPQGEPVWMEAVLSDATADPAVRAYVLNLREIGDRKAAEEQLRSSEHLFRMLVHHLADGAFVVDHTGHIAFVSERAAEAVGRTVEGLRGAPVPLVSTPEGLELVSHDPVGPPVPLSQLPAEVRGPRGRWFHLTGHDLRDDPIVSGWMVVLRDITDGRVRVERLRREASQDPLTGLLNRRGLESRVADHLERGRSVGLGYLDLDGFKAVNDVHGHAAGDALLCSVAERLRRCVRPGDEVARFGGDEFVVAFVDLPSDGELVEMTNRVVRSVAGTYATAHGPVDIGVSAGWSVAGAGIEVADALARADYRMYEQKRRQQS